Below is a window of Dietzia timorensis DNA.
GCGTTGAGCGCGCCGAGCTCCTGCCGCTCCTGGGCGAGCTCGGTCGCATTGACGGAACGCATTTCCGCCTCGAACAGCAGCGATGCCGCGCGCCGCCGGGAACGGAAACGTGTGCCCCGGCGGCGATAGGGGTCGGCCGAAGGGCCGTGTGCGGGCTCGGCCATTCTTAGTCGTTCACCCGGCTCAGGTAGCTGCCGTCACGCGTGTCGATGCGCAGCTTGTCGCCCGTGTTGATGAACAGCGGGACCTGTACCTCGGCGCCGGTCTCGAGAGTGGCCGGCTTGGTGCCGCCGGTGGAGCGGTCGCCCTGCAGGCCCGGGTCGGTCTGCTCGACCACGAGGTTCACCGCGACCGGCATCTCGGCGAATAGCGGCAGGCCCTCGTGCATGGACACCTGCACGGTCTCGTTCTCGAGGAGGAAGCGGGCGCCGTCGCCCATCACGGTCGGGGTGACGTTGAGCTGATCGAACGTCTCCGAATCCATGAGCACGTAGTCCTCGCCATCGCGGTACAGGTATTGCATGTCACGGCGATCGACGGTGGCCGTCTCGACCTTGACGCCCGCGTTGTAGGTCTTGTCGATGGTCTTGCCGGAGACGACGTTCTTCTGCTTCGTCCTTACGAATGCGGGGCCCTTGCCCGGCTTGACGTGCTGGAACTCGACGATCTGCCAGAGTTCGTTGTCCTCCTTGAGAACGAGCCCGTTCTTGAAATCGGCGGTTGACGCCATATGTCTCTCCTAGCTCTTGCCAATTGTGTCTGCTGTTGTCTAGT
It encodes the following:
- the efp gene encoding elongation factor P, translated to MASTADFKNGLVLKEDNELWQIVEFQHVKPGKGPAFVRTKQKNVVSGKTIDKTYNAGVKVETATVDRRDMQYLYRDGEDYVLMDSETFDQLNVTPTVMGDGARFLLENETVQVSMHEGLPLFAEMPVAVNLVVEQTDPGLQGDRSTGGTKPATLETGAEVQVPLFINTGDKLRIDTRDGSYLSRVND